The following is a genomic window from Nicotiana tabacum cultivar K326 chromosome 3, ASM71507v2, whole genome shotgun sequence.
TCTCCCTCCAGCTGGCAATGCAACAGCATTGTCGTAACCAGTAGATCCACCCCTTCCCTTTGGGTCAAGGAATGATGATCCTCTGTATGATGGGACAAGGAACTCGCCACTAAAGCTGTCGGGCTTTCCAGATGCCACGAGCTGTTTGATTGTGAAGAGGAAGGGCACGCGCTCACCACCAGGAAGCTGAACTGTAACAGCAGCATAATCAATTCCGTCTTTCTCCTCAAACTTAACGGTGCCATCAGGGGATACTTCAAAGGGTCCCTCAATCTCATCAAGAGTGTAGGTTAAGCGCGTCATGAGCTTGGTTTTTTGGAATTCTGGGGGTGCATTCTTGCTTACGCTCTCTGCCTTGACGGTGAATGAAGTGGGCTCTAAGCAGAACTTCTTGGCGTTGTATTTGCCTGGCTTGAAGGCAAAGCTATCAACACCTCCATCTATTGTTGGGCATTGGTTGGCAGTTCCAGTTCCTTTAACTTCCATGTATGTCTTGCTCTGGATTTCGTCATAGGTTAGACGCTTTGGAACGCCTTCAGCATTTGCTCCCTATACGATCAAATCGCACAATCTTTAGAAATCTTCTTTCCATAAACAAGAagtcaaaagaaaaataagaaaaaaagcaTAAAACAGTCAATCATTGAACTTCCTGTATAACATATTCTTATTAGTAGAGGGATACGATAAATaaaaaaggcagcccggtgcactaagctctcgctatgcgcggggtccagggaagggcctgaccacaagggtctattgtaggCAGTCTTaacctgcatttctgcaagagggtgtttctacggctcgaacccgtgaccctcctggtcacatggcaacttTACTAGTTGCCAAGCTCCCCTTCTGTAGAGGGATCCTATGTAACTGATAAATTGTACTTATAAACCTTCCCCCATACAACACTGGAGTATAATTCACTAACAAGTTTTAAATCAAGGGAATCTCAATCCTTGACATATACCTGAAATTGTCCTATCTAGGATTCACAACACTTAACTATGCAGATTTGCAATAGATGGGAAATACGAATATGAAGCAAGGCGGAACATGTTGATAcgtaattaagtaaataaaattgTGACTCTCGCGAATTCAAACTTTCTTTTTGATGTTGCCATCGCATAAAAACATAAACCTTGAGGCTTAATAGCTAAATACATGGCAATTGAACCATGTGATCAAACAGTTCTCCTTTCTAACTGATCCATTGTGTATCACGTCGACCTATCCATAGAGGAAGAAGGCATATGCTCAAGTCTAAAATATTTCCTACTATAGTCTTTAGCAGACAAGGGTCCTCAGTTAAGATCTAAGGTTACTCGTTAGAATTTTCACGTGTTTGGAGCATTCGAAAGAATCAAGCCCACATGTGAAGGCGAAGTTTTAAGACATAATTAAGTATAAAGTATGCTCTGGCTAACACTTCAAGCTTTTTAACAAGATGGTCGCAATTTAGCAGAACTAAGACATTAACTTACGGAGACAACAAGGGCAGAAGTGGCAAGAGCAAATCCAGCAATCTTAGCAGCATCAGTACACTTCTGAGCCAAATCTTTAAGATCAGATTGCAAAGAGCAAGTCAGCCTAGCAGCAGCTGGTTCAACACCAAATGCCTTGCTCAAACTTTGAGATGACCTCAACTGCAAGTTGTTTCTGGCTGAGACAACACCAACCTTGGTTGGTTGCATAAGAGTAGCAGCTGCTTGTAAAGAGGCtgccattttttcttttctgatcAGTCTTTGTGCTCTTCTTTGTTTCTGTTTATTAGAAAGTAAGAAGAGTGGCAGTTGGATGGTGAGATTGCAGAAATTATTTTTGGTGGCTTTGCTGTGAGTAGTAAGATAAGAGATAGGATAAGGTCTTCTTTCATTGGTTAGCCTGAGAATGTCTCGGGTTTGGTAGCTTGCCAtgtggcaaagttagtatttagGATATAGATACTCATTCCTTTTATCTTGCAATAAAATTGATTGACAACCAcgtttttattatatttgatacTATTAAGAAAATTAAGATAATAAATTAataaacagtaaataaagaaTTCTACTATCCggatttgtattttgtttgacaGGATACATTTGAATTTTGCTAAAGAACAGAACCTATTCCTTTTGAGCTCGAAATTTAGGAGATGTGAACTGGATCTTCTGACGATAGGCGAAGTATCTGAAGAAGAACATTCTGGGTAACTCTTCCAAACAAGGGTATCGGCACTTATTTAAAGGGTATTTGAAGTATTACATATACTGGGAAATGACAGCCAAAAGGAGAGGCAAAAAATACCATTATAGTGGCCCATGCAGGTCTCGAACCTGCGACCTTCGCGTTATTAGCACGAcgctctaaccaactgagctaATGAGCCATGTGGCAAACTGACTATTCtttatgtatttatactaaacactcttctgcctcttccggTTATCCCTTTATTTGTATTTGCCCGGTGGGTTTGAATTTCTATACTACCTCACCTATCAGGGTAAGCAATTATAGGATAATCCATTAACCCAATACGTTAATACTCACtattcttcttttatttgttgaccATATCCGAATAGTTGTAACACAAAATCCTGACACTTAAAAGCTCAGGCCGATTTGTGAATGCGATATTTTGAACTTTTAATACACTTTGGCTGCTTGAGGAATCGA
Proteins encoded in this region:
- the LOC107811352 gene encoding oxygen-evolving enhancer protein 1, chloroplastic-like, giving the protein MASYQTRDILRLTNERRPYPISYLTTHSKATKNNFCNLTIQLPLFLLSNKQKQRRAQRLIRKEKMAASLQAAATLMQPTKVGVVSARNNLQLRSSQSLSKAFGVEPAAARLTCSLQSDLKDLAQKCTDAAKIAGFALATSALVVSGANAEGVPKRLTYDEIQSKTYMEVKGTGTANQCPTIDGGVDSFAFKPGKYNAKKFCLEPTSFTVKAESVSKNAPPEFQKTKLMTRLTYTLDEIEGPFEVSPDGTVKFEEKDGIDYAAVTVQLPGGERVPFLFTIKQLVASGKPDSFSGEFLVPSYRGSSFLDPKGRGGSTGYDNAVALPAGGRGDEEELEKENVKNTASSTGKITLSVTRSKPETGEVIGVFESIQPSDTDLGAKVPKDVKIQGIWYAQLDS